In a single window of the Pirellulales bacterium genome:
- a CDS encoding TatD family hydrolase, with protein YKKSADLRAVAATIPADRILVETDSPYLAPEPLRGKRNEPANVVHTAACLAAAREQTIDDFSAQTTANAKRLFRIE; from the coding sequence TACAAGAAGTCGGCCGACCTGCGCGCCGTGGCCGCGACGATTCCGGCCGACCGCATCCTTGTGGAGACCGACAGCCCCTATCTGGCCCCGGAGCCGCTGCGCGGCAAACGCAACGAACCGGCGAACGTCGTCCACACCGCCGCCTGCCTCGCCGCCGCCCGCGAACAAACGATCGACGATTTCTCGGCCCAAACCACTGCCAATGCGAAACGGCTGTTTCGAATCGAATGA